The Thermus aquaticus genome segment AGCAGGACCCAGAACGTGGTGGAGTCCTGTGCTTCATCACCCCCAGCTCCTACCTCCAGGGTCCGGCCTTCGCCGGGATGCGGGAACACGTCCGCCGGGTAGCGGACCGGGTCTACATCCTGGACCTGGGGGGAGAGGGCAGGGGAGCGGTGAGGGAGGAGAACGTCTTCAACATCCAGACCCCCGTGGCCATCGCCCTGGTGGTGCGGCGCGGCTCCCAGGACTCCCAAACCCCGGCCCAGGTCTTCTACCACCGCCTGGCGGCCACTACCCGGGAGGAGAAGCTGAAGGAGCTGGAGGAGCTTCCCCCCCTCAAGGACATCCCCTTCCGGGAAGCCCCCAGGGACTGGCAAGCCCCCTTCGTCCCCGAGGCGGGCGGGGAGTGGGCCAGGTGGCCCAAGCTCACGGACCTCTTCCCCTGGCAGCACTCGGGAGTACAGTTCAAACGCACCTGGCCCATCGGGCCCACGAAGCAGGTTCTAGAGAAAAGGTGGGCCATGCTCCTAGAGGCTCCTCCAGAGGAAAAGCCCCGCCTCTTCCGGGAAGAGCGAGATCGGAAAGTGAGCCGGGAGTACCGGGGAATATGGAGCCCGGCTTGTCTACCTTCCCTAGAAAGCCTCACCTCTGGGAAACCCCCAGAAGCCATCGTGCGCTACGGCTACCGGAGCTTTGACCGCGCCTGGGCCATCGCAGACGGGAGGGTGTGTAGCTACCCTCGTCCCTCCTTGTGGCAGACCTGGAGCGAGAGGCAGGTCTACCTCACCTCCCTCCTCACCGCCCCCCTAGGGAGAGGACCTGCCCTGGTGGCCACGGCCTGCGTTCCTGACTTGCACCACTTTAGGGGCTCCTTCGGCGGGAAGGATGTCATCCCCCTCTTCCGCGACCGGGAGGGCCGGGAGCCCAACCTAACACGGGGCCTCCTGAAGCTCCTGGAAGCGGCCTACGGCGTTCCCGTCTCCCCCCAGGACTTCGCCGCCTACGTCTACGCCCTCCTGGCCCACCCCGCCTACACGGAACGCTTCGCGGAAGAGCTCAGGGTACCCGGGCCCAGGGCCCCCATTACCAAGGACCCCAGCCTCTTCAGGGAGGGCGTGGAGCTGGGGGCCCACCTCCTCTGGCTCCACACCTACGGGGAACGGTACGCCGAGGGGCGAAGCTGGCCCCCCAAGGGCAGAGCCCGTTGGGCCAAACCCCCCTCCGCCTACCCCGAGGGGCACAGCTACGACCCCGAGACGAGAATCCTTCACGTGGGAGACGGGGAGGTAGAGGACGTAGCCCCAGAGGTCTACGGGTTTGAGGTCTCCGGCTTCCTTCCAGTAGAGAGCTGGCTGGGGTTCCGCCAGAAGAACAGGAGGGGGCGGAGGAGTAGCCCTTTGGATGATGTCGTCCCTTCGGAATGGCCCGCAGACTTAGGCCGGGAGCTTCTGGAACTCCTCTGGGTCTTGGAGAAGACCCTGGAGATCTACCCTGAGCAGAAGGAGCTTCTGCAAAAGGTTTTGGAGGGCCCCCTCTTTACCGTGGATGAGCTTCCGGCCCCGACTCCCGAACAGCGGCGGGAGCCTGGGGGAAAAGAGGAGGAACCTCAAGAAGTTGAGGC includes the following:
- a CDS encoding type ISP restriction/modification enzyme, with protein sequence QDPERGGVLCFITPSSYLQGPAFAGMREHVRRVADRVYILDLGGEGRGAVREENVFNIQTPVAIALVVRRGSQDSQTPAQVFYHRLAATTREEKLKELEELPPLKDIPFREAPRDWQAPFVPEAGGEWARWPKLTDLFPWQHSGVQFKRTWPIGPTKQVLEKRWAMLLEAPPEEKPRLFREERDRKVSREYRGIWSPACLPSLESLTSGKPPEAIVRYGYRSFDRAWAIADGRVCSYPRPSLWQTWSERQVYLTSLLTAPLGRGPALVATACVPDLHHFRGSFGGKDVIPLFRDREGREPNLTRGLLKLLEAAYGVPVSPQDFAAYVYALLAHPAYTERFAEELRVPGPRAPITKDPSLFREGVELGAHLLWLHTYGERYAEGRSWPPKGRARWAKPPSAYPEGHSYDPETRILHVGDGEVEDVAPEVYGFEVSGFLPVESWLGFRQKNRRGRRSSPLDDVVPSEWPADLGRELLELLWVLEKTLEIYPEQKELLQKVLEGPLFTVDELPAPTPEQRREPGGKEEEPQEVEAVGEEEGENGAERVVQPRLFSPGGRNRDGV